One window from the genome of Hydra vulgaris chromosome 02, alternate assembly HydraT2T_AEP encodes:
- the LOC136076129 gene encoding histone-lysine N-methyltransferase SETMAR-like: MATQPTIIRSCLLYEFKLGRNATQAAKNICTAFGEGTVSERPAQKWFQRFSSGDESIEDLPRSGRPLLVDEDELKDAVESDSSQTCQELAVRFAVSVETIRLHLHAIGKAWKLSRWVPHKLSIDNKKQRLTICTSLLSRHNVEPFLDRLLTCDEKWIVYNNTKRCYHWLSPDDPIPKTPKPNLHERKVLLCIWWTTAGVVHYELLPTGQTITGLVYSAQLQRVHDLLLVKQPALVHRRGVLLLHDNARPHTARVTQDKLQSLGWESLPHPPYSPDLSPTDFHFFLSLGNHLKGQQFRDQDAVEMELKAFIDSKDREFFRSGINKLVLRWEKVLGANGDYFDE; encoded by the coding sequence ATGGCAACCCAACCAACGATTATTCGATCATGCTTACTTTACGAGTTCAAACTTGGAAGGAATGCAACACAAGCGGCCAAAAACATCTGCACAGCATTTGGAGAAGGTACAGTAAGTGAACGCCCAGCACAGAAGTGGTTTCAGCGATTCTCTTCGGGAGATGAGTCCATCGAAGACCTGCCGCGTTCTGGACGCCCATTGTTGGTTGATGAGGATGAACTGAAGGACGCTGTCGAGTCTGACTCTAGCCAAACTTGCCAAGAACTTGCAGTGAGGTTTGCTGTGAGTGTTGAAACCATCCGCCTGCATCTGCATGCGATTGGGAAAGCGTGGAAGCTGAGTCGGTGGGTTCCGCACAAATTGTCGATCGACAACAAGAAGCAACGGCTTACGATCTGCACATCACTCTTATCACGCCACAATGTTGAGCCTTTTCTTGATCGTTTATTGACATGCGACGAAAAATGGATTGTGTACAACAATACCAAGCGTTGCTACCATTGGTTGTCCCCCGATGACCCCATCCCGAAGACACCCAAGCCCAATCTCCACGAGCGGAAGGTTTTGCTCTGCATTTGGTGGACTACAGCTGGTGTGGTGCATTACGAGCTGCTCCCAACAGGCCAAACCATTACTGGACTGGTCTACTCAGCACAGCTGCAACGAGTTCACGACCTGTTGCTTGTAAAGCAGCCTGCACTGGTGCACAGGAGAGGAGTTCTGCTTCTCCACGACAACGCGAGACCGCACACCGCTCGCGTGACTCAGGACAAGCTCCAAAGCCTTGGTTGGGAGAGTTTGCCTCATCCACCATACTCGCCAGACCTCTCCCCTACTGATTTCCATTTTTTCCTTTCCCTGGGAAATCATTTAAAAGGACAGCAGTTCCGAGACCAGGACGCGGTTGAAATGGAGTTGAAAGCTTTTATAGACTCAAAGGACCGAGAATTTTTTAGAAGTGGAATAAATAAGCTTGTTTTACGTTGGGAAAAGGTTTTAGGTGCTAATGGTGACTATTTTGATGAATAA